One window of the Luteolibacter sp. Y139 genome contains the following:
- a CDS encoding AAA family ATPase gives MTPDTLADLARRFASEVLDPLKNAYVGKDEIIDLMGVSLAARENLFLYGPPGTAKSALVHSLAARIHGHTFDYLLSRFTEPNELFGPFDIRRLREGDLVTNTEGMLPEADIVFLDELLNANSAILNSLLMALNERIFRRGRETRAIPALFFAGASNHLPEDDALRALFDRFLLRVRCGPVQESQLGRVLAAGWDLEQADALPPATITAGDLRTFQQAVRSVDLSPVRETYLDLVFKLRHAGMDISDRRAVRLQRVIAASALLCGRLAARVSDLWVLRHVWDREEQIEVIESIVAAVLASAEANVADHPQSRADRTPDPDAIARGFDDVEAKLAVDPANAAAADELRLLASRLDWLPAGVAKDALAERGATLWAKVTQAPGH, from the coding sequence ATGACGCCCGATACCCTCGCCGATCTCGCCCGACGCTTCGCCAGCGAAGTGCTCGATCCCCTGAAGAATGCCTACGTTGGCAAGGATGAGATCATCGACCTCATGGGCGTATCGCTTGCCGCCCGCGAGAATCTCTTCCTCTACGGCCCGCCTGGCACGGCGAAGAGCGCGCTGGTTCACTCGCTGGCCGCACGCATTCACGGCCACACCTTCGACTACCTGCTCTCGCGCTTCACCGAGCCGAACGAACTCTTCGGCCCCTTCGATATCCGGCGACTGCGCGAGGGCGACCTGGTCACCAATACCGAAGGCATGCTGCCGGAAGCCGACATCGTCTTCCTCGACGAACTGCTCAATGCGAACAGCGCCATCCTCAACAGCCTCTTGATGGCCTTGAACGAGCGCATCTTCCGCCGCGGTCGCGAGACGCGTGCGATCCCTGCGCTATTCTTCGCGGGAGCGAGCAATCACTTGCCGGAAGACGATGCCCTGCGCGCCTTGTTCGACCGCTTCCTGCTGCGCGTCCGCTGCGGCCCGGTCCAAGAAAGCCAGCTTGGCCGCGTGCTCGCCGCGGGCTGGGACTTGGAGCAAGCGGATGCCTTGCCTCCCGCGACGATCACCGCTGGCGACCTTCGCACATTCCAACAGGCGGTGCGATCGGTAGATCTTTCGCCAGTTCGTGAAACCTATCTCGATCTCGTCTTCAAGCTGCGCCACGCCGGCATGGACATCTCCGATCGCCGCGCAGTGCGCTTGCAGCGGGTCATCGCCGCCAGTGCCCTGCTGTGTGGTCGTCTTGCAGCCCGTGTGTCCGACTTGTGGGTGCTGCGCCATGTGTGGGATCGCGAGGAACAAATCGAAGTCATCGAATCGATCGTCGCCGCGGTGCTCGCGAGCGCCGAGGCCAACGTCGCGGATCATCCCCAATCACGCGCCGACCGCACCCCGGATCCTGATGCCATCGCCCGCGGGTTCGACGACGTGGAAGCGAAGCTCGCGGTCGATCCGGCGAACGCGGCAGCCGCTGATGAACTCCGCCTCCTTGCCAGCCGCCTCGACTGGCTGCCCGCTGGCGTGGCGAAAGACGCCCTTGCCGAACGCGGAGCCACACTGTGGGCAAAGGTCACTCAAGCACCCGGACATTGA
- the mnmA gene encoding tRNA 2-thiouridine(34) synthase MnmA yields MLTTPRMAKVLVGLSGGVDSSAAAALLIEQGHEVSGAFMKNWVNAEGIPGDCPWESDLEDALAVARTLGIEFRVIDLIDQYKERIVDYLVEGYRSGITPNPDVWCNREMKFGVFLDYALEQGFENVATGHYARKRTLSDGSPAILRGADPNKDQSYFLSLMTTKQASHAMFPAGELLKPAVREVARRFGLPTAEKKDSQGICFIGEIKMSDFISHYIPDKPGEIVDTTGKVMGEHRGLHLYTLGQRKGHGVASPREGMAYVVVGKDLERNRLVVGWDLGETPGLYARECVVGSVSTIGSSLDGPQWLEAQPRYRAKAERAEIRPGDDGKLLLRFQTPQRAIAPGQICAFYDGGRLLGGGVFESITA; encoded by the coding sequence GTGCTTACCACTCCGCGCATGGCGAAGGTGCTGGTGGGACTTTCCGGCGGAGTGGATAGCTCCGCCGCGGCCGCGCTTTTGATCGAGCAGGGCCACGAGGTTTCCGGGGCCTTCATGAAGAACTGGGTGAACGCCGAGGGTATTCCCGGCGATTGCCCGTGGGAGAGTGATTTGGAGGACGCACTCGCGGTGGCACGCACGCTCGGCATCGAGTTCCGGGTGATCGATTTGATCGACCAATACAAGGAGCGGATCGTCGACTATCTGGTGGAGGGCTATCGCAGCGGGATCACGCCGAACCCGGATGTGTGGTGCAATCGCGAGATGAAGTTCGGGGTCTTCCTCGACTATGCGCTGGAGCAGGGTTTTGAGAACGTGGCGACTGGTCACTACGCACGGAAGCGGACGCTTTCCGATGGCAGCCCGGCCATTTTACGTGGCGCGGATCCGAACAAGGACCAGAGCTATTTCCTCTCGCTGATGACGACGAAGCAGGCGAGCCATGCGATGTTTCCCGCAGGCGAACTGTTGAAGCCGGCGGTGCGCGAGGTGGCACGACGCTTCGGCCTGCCGACGGCGGAGAAGAAGGACAGCCAGGGGATCTGCTTCATCGGCGAGATCAAGATGAGCGATTTCATCAGCCACTACATTCCGGACAAGCCGGGGGAGATCGTCGATACGACGGGCAAGGTGATGGGTGAGCATCGCGGGCTGCACCTCTACACGCTGGGTCAACGCAAGGGCCACGGTGTGGCTTCGCCGCGCGAGGGCATGGCGTATGTGGTGGTGGGCAAGGATTTGGAGCGGAACCGCTTGGTCGTCGGCTGGGATCTCGGTGAGACGCCCGGGCTCTATGCGAGGGAGTGTGTCGTTGGCAGTGTGTCTACCATCGGCAGCTCCTTGGATGGGCCGCAGTGGTTGGAGGCCCAGCCGCGCTATCGGGCAAAGGCGGAGCGGGCGGAAATCCGGCCGGGCGACGACGGCAAGCTGTTGCTCCGGTTTCAAACGCCGCAGCGAGCGATCGCTCCCGGGCAGATCTGCGCCTTCTACGACGGCGGCCGCTTGTTAGGCGGCGGCGTCTTCGAGTCGATCACGGCCTGA
- a CDS encoding 3'-5' exonuclease, which translates to MKEYSTVLAIVDFEATCCDQQTFPREEMEIIEIGSVAVNAITGDLISEFSTFIRPVRNPALTGFCKSLTTITQDEVDAAPAFPEALAAFAAWLARFERPVFCSWGDYDRKQLEKDCQFHGQPFPFTNGHRNLKAEFSSAIASPKRFGLGQALHRLGLTFTGTPHRGIDDAKNIARVYKEILVHAERKNA; encoded by the coding sequence ATGAAAGAATACTCAACCGTCCTCGCCATCGTCGACTTCGAGGCCACTTGCTGCGACCAGCAGACCTTTCCTCGCGAGGAAATGGAGATCATCGAAATCGGCAGCGTCGCCGTGAATGCCATCACCGGCGACCTCATCTCCGAGTTCAGCACCTTCATCCGTCCGGTCCGGAATCCAGCGCTCACGGGCTTCTGCAAATCCCTCACCACCATCACTCAGGATGAGGTCGATGCAGCACCCGCCTTCCCGGAGGCCTTGGCCGCATTCGCAGCATGGCTCGCCCGGTTTGAGCGCCCCGTATTCTGCTCATGGGGCGACTACGACCGGAAGCAACTGGAGAAGGACTGCCAGTTTCACGGCCAGCCCTTTCCCTTCACCAACGGCCACCGGAACCTGAAGGCGGAGTTCTCCAGCGCCATTGCTTCACCAAAGCGATTTGGCTTGGGACAAGCCCTCCACCGCCTCGGCCTGACCTTCACCGGCACGCCTCACCGGGGAATCGACGACGCGAAAAACATCGCACGCGTTTACAAGGAAATTCTCGTCCATGCGGAACGCAAAAACGCGTAG
- a CDS encoding voltage-gated chloride channel family protein produces the protein MHLRPKLIALVVLMSAAVGCACAFFLWSLDEVTTVRFDHPWLVWFLPVAGMAVAWLYHRHGGSSDGGNNLILDRIHDPGGGVPRRMAPLVLFGTLVTHLFGGSAGREGTAVQMGGSIASAVARRFQVDADQLPVLLMAGVAAGFGAVFGTPLAGAAFAVEVVVIGRPKLWALPICLLASYAGDWTCRAWGAAHSHYHIDDVAGSMLAGLGNAGMLGKVLLAAVAFGLVGWLFAALCHRLSAGLKRWVPDPVWRPAVGGVAVIVLFLIVGRADYLGLGVRSPDPHAVTLTSLFASPEIHSWAWAWKLAFTVVTVSSGFKGGEVTPLFFIGAALGNALAGVLGAPPELFAGLGMVAIFAGASNTPVASTLMGIELFGAGYALPIALSCGVAFLCSGHAGIYRSQRFALKKPFWRRPV, from the coding sequence ATGCACCTTCGGCCAAAGCTCATCGCACTCGTGGTGCTGATGTCGGCTGCCGTGGGGTGTGCGTGTGCCTTTTTCCTATGGAGCTTGGACGAGGTTACGACGGTTCGCTTCGACCATCCGTGGTTGGTGTGGTTCCTGCCGGTGGCGGGGATGGCGGTGGCGTGGCTCTACCATCGCCACGGCGGGAGCTCGGACGGGGGGAACAATCTCATCCTAGATCGCATTCATGATCCGGGCGGCGGGGTGCCGCGGCGGATGGCTCCGCTGGTGCTCTTCGGGACGCTGGTGACGCACCTTTTCGGCGGTTCGGCGGGGCGAGAAGGGACGGCGGTGCAGATGGGCGGAAGCATTGCCAGCGCGGTGGCTCGTCGTTTTCAAGTGGATGCGGATCAATTGCCGGTGCTCCTAATGGCGGGCGTGGCAGCGGGATTCGGCGCGGTTTTCGGAACTCCGCTCGCCGGGGCGGCGTTTGCGGTGGAGGTGGTGGTGATCGGCCGTCCGAAGCTGTGGGCGTTGCCGATTTGCCTGCTGGCGTCCTACGCGGGGGACTGGACCTGCCGTGCCTGGGGCGCGGCGCATTCGCATTATCATATCGATGACGTGGCCGGGTCGATGCTGGCCGGCCTCGGGAATGCCGGGATGCTGGGAAAGGTCCTGCTGGCTGCGGTGGCCTTTGGCTTGGTGGGTTGGCTTTTCGCGGCTCTCTGCCACCGGCTGTCGGCAGGGCTGAAGCGGTGGGTTCCGGATCCAGTTTGGCGTCCGGCGGTGGGCGGCGTGGCGGTGATCGTCCTGTTTTTGATCGTGGGCCGGGCGGATTATTTGGGCCTAGGCGTTCGGTCGCCGGACCCGCATGCTGTGACGCTGACGTCGCTGTTTGCGTCGCCGGAGATCCATTCGTGGGCGTGGGCGTGGAAGCTGGCGTTCACGGTCGTGACGGTTTCGTCCGGCTTCAAGGGGGGGGAGGTGACCCCGCTGTTTTTCATCGGGGCGGCCTTGGGGAATGCGCTGGCGGGCGTGCTGGGAGCGCCGCCGGAGCTTTTTGCGGGGCTGGGAATGGTGGCTATTTTTGCCGGGGCCAGCAACACCCCGGTGGCTTCGACCCTGATGGGAATCGAGCTTTTCGGGGCTGGCTATGCCCTGCCGATCGCCCTTTCCTGCGGGGTGGCGTTCCTGTGCAGCGGCCACGCGGGGATCTACCGGTCGCAGCGATTTGCCCTGAAAAAGCCGTTCTGGAGGCGTCCGGTTTGA
- a CDS encoding NYN domain-containing protein, whose product MEQEQLLIVDGHSAIFGMEDLRELHHGPKRHLARIELIKRLRDIGDRGEWKVVVVFDGRQMERGYEGGNDEGILIIYSKARETADAVVERLAARFSEKGDRVRVASNDGMVLLTATTFGAEGMRIEELEEWWERGGSD is encoded by the coding sequence ATGGAGCAGGAACAACTCCTCATCGTCGACGGGCACAGCGCGATTTTCGGCATGGAGGATCTGCGGGAGCTCCACCACGGTCCGAAGCGGCACCTCGCGCGGATCGAGTTGATTAAGCGCCTGCGAGACATCGGGGACCGGGGTGAGTGGAAGGTGGTGGTGGTTTTCGATGGCCGCCAGATGGAGCGCGGCTACGAGGGTGGGAACGACGAGGGCATCCTGATCATCTACTCGAAGGCCCGCGAAACGGCGGATGCCGTGGTCGAGCGGCTGGCCGCGCGTTTCTCGGAGAAGGGAGACCGCGTCCGGGTGGCGAGCAATGACGGCATGGTGCTGCTCACGGCCACTACCTTCGGCGCGGAAGGAATGCGGATCGAAGAACTCGAGGAGTGGTGGGAGAGGGGAGGCAGCGACTAA
- a CDS encoding glutamine amidotransferase yields the protein MTLPDFDPAFPIPVIAVLAGAAAVFTIYRAVRGRPMTPAWLQGPAVLLRLVVIALLAFILLNPIERITLQAPESSSMILLDKSASMKLATGDKTTRWSDAKAWTVASKQAIETTGQPVPPLAVFNEELANVTDLDAVTPQGDETRLSSALANLFERGDEAPRQILVVSDGCTHDRGELPKALAAARDLGAKISTKVIGTDTPPRNAWIAAVQAPRSVRPKAKVAVHVDVASTGLPADEPLALVLREDGPDGKEVARTDFRPRPDDGPSEKVLTFDIGLRTTKYSLELVPAMSEVATDDNHFGFTVEVSSNKLRILFVEGTHVKRTVGKDGHWWNDMELMTRAWDETGEIEYECLTPVSEYNDSPNLVGVSFQNGEMRQDPSKSFPSTREELYRYDVMLISDVPVGNFSTEQMQWVVDWVNERGGGFLMGGGYTTFDVGNYDQTPWEKITPVDMLAYGAGFMEKPFPIRIPDAVRSHPLWKVSDDPVENEQALAAHPIFTGMNRVKRAKPGAIVLAVRADTDDNEPVIAAQSYGRGRSIAWLPDPNGGWAKEYVHWGPPGSPPLGPQTELGHGGNFRFKEAAAKIPPGPTPPHPSPWYGKYWVNLVKWLGENSIRWHRDKLAGRAKAASAKPGDSLPVAVEVLAVTKLDDLLALDVGARLDIPGTPRVRLEYDRDAREFVGNVPVPAGAEGEQVTVFFDTTVNGIAFTDAVPIGLRRSHLEFTETKPDADFMKELADAGAGRVLDTPQDAATWLAEVAAERQKQAAVAWNKPLWPKWPLLAAILGLLCLEWALRRRSMIPVVATLAFLFTTGLSQGQNEKEIATLIEQLGAPKVRLRDEAEEKLRRMPQAQAALKEAAKSAASPEARLRAEGLLGSIAQVRWILDATLSGHETAGTNRKLGAMVVDEKGQKLYTRSQDGVRQWDLTTLKPGLLMGNELSTGTSWVNVAPMISLMLSPDGGTLISTDNSGNVVINDTATGEQKNMVPTATPQTRTMQMPDGTTQTAQVYQAVPVPWVGITPDNKLLTSSLDFTVKFWDPSTYEPLPGEFKLPHIGHAFTFTPDGKYMIISLDKSGEPDFIWVRSLETGAYVCQIEVADRPNTLRVNKDGSQLLASNRNGFAYLWSLKDGVLSNERVIARTAKPSNCAVYSPDEKSIFVASDDPDCCVSEYDVETGEAVWVHPRSGFGVHTIAFLPDGRLAGTCTDIKLRIWSKGAAE from the coding sequence ATGACTCTTCCGGATTTCGATCCTGCCTTCCCCATCCCGGTCATCGCAGTGCTCGCCGGCGCTGCGGCCGTGTTCACGATCTACCGTGCCGTCCGCGGGCGACCCATGACGCCTGCATGGCTGCAAGGACCCGCGGTGTTGCTGCGACTCGTCGTGATCGCCTTGCTCGCCTTCATTCTCCTGAATCCGATCGAGCGGATCACCCTGCAAGCACCGGAAAGCAGCTCGATGATTCTGTTAGACAAGTCGGCGAGCATGAAGCTGGCCACCGGCGACAAGACCACCCGCTGGAGCGATGCCAAGGCATGGACGGTTGCATCGAAGCAAGCCATCGAGACTACCGGCCAACCGGTGCCGCCTCTCGCCGTCTTCAATGAAGAACTCGCCAACGTCACCGACCTCGACGCCGTGACTCCACAAGGTGACGAAACCCGCCTTTCCTCCGCGCTCGCCAACCTGTTCGAGCGCGGCGACGAAGCCCCGCGTCAGATCCTCGTGGTGTCGGACGGCTGCACCCACGACCGCGGCGAATTGCCAAAGGCGCTGGCCGCTGCGCGCGACCTTGGAGCGAAGATTTCCACCAAGGTCATCGGCACCGACACGCCTCCGCGCAATGCCTGGATCGCCGCCGTGCAGGCACCCCGCAGCGTACGCCCGAAGGCAAAGGTCGCCGTACATGTCGATGTCGCCTCGACCGGCTTGCCTGCGGACGAACCCTTGGCACTGGTGCTGCGCGAGGATGGCCCGGACGGCAAGGAAGTCGCCCGCACCGACTTCCGCCCGCGCCCCGACGATGGCCCGTCAGAAAAGGTGCTGACCTTCGATATCGGCCTGCGCACCACCAAGTATTCTCTGGAGCTGGTGCCCGCGATGAGCGAGGTCGCCACGGACGACAATCACTTCGGCTTCACCGTCGAGGTCTCTTCTAACAAACTGCGCATCCTTTTCGTCGAAGGCACCCACGTGAAGCGCACAGTCGGCAAGGACGGCCACTGGTGGAATGACATGGAGCTGATGACCCGGGCATGGGACGAGACCGGCGAGATCGAATACGAATGCCTCACCCCGGTCAGCGAATACAACGACTCGCCGAACCTCGTCGGCGTGAGTTTCCAGAATGGCGAGATGCGGCAGGATCCCTCGAAGTCATTCCCCTCCACCCGCGAGGAACTCTATCGCTACGACGTGATGCTCATCAGCGACGTGCCGGTCGGAAACTTCTCCACCGAGCAAATGCAGTGGGTCGTCGATTGGGTAAATGAACGCGGCGGCGGCTTCCTGATGGGTGGTGGCTACACCACCTTCGATGTGGGCAACTACGACCAGACGCCGTGGGAAAAAATCACGCCGGTGGACATGCTCGCGTATGGCGCGGGCTTCATGGAAAAACCCTTCCCCATCCGCATCCCGGACGCGGTGAGAAGCCATCCCTTGTGGAAGGTTTCCGATGATCCCGTTGAAAACGAACAGGCACTCGCCGCGCATCCGATCTTTACCGGCATGAACCGCGTCAAGCGCGCCAAACCGGGAGCGATCGTCCTCGCTGTTAGAGCGGACACCGATGATAATGAGCCGGTCATCGCTGCGCAGTCGTATGGCCGCGGTCGCTCGATCGCATGGCTTCCTGACCCGAACGGCGGCTGGGCCAAGGAATACGTGCACTGGGGCCCACCCGGCAGCCCGCCGCTCGGCCCACAGACCGAACTCGGCCACGGCGGCAATTTCCGGTTCAAGGAAGCCGCCGCCAAAATCCCTCCCGGCCCAACTCCTCCTCACCCGTCACCATGGTACGGCAAGTATTGGGTGAACCTCGTGAAGTGGCTCGGCGAAAACAGCATCCGCTGGCACCGCGACAAGCTCGCGGGCCGCGCCAAGGCAGCTTCAGCCAAGCCGGGCGATTCGCTACCTGTGGCCGTCGAGGTGCTGGCCGTGACAAAGCTCGATGACCTCCTCGCGCTCGACGTCGGCGCACGGCTCGACATCCCCGGCACACCCCGAGTGCGCTTGGAGTATGATCGCGATGCACGCGAGTTCGTGGGCAACGTGCCGGTGCCCGCCGGAGCGGAAGGCGAACAGGTCACCGTCTTTTTCGATACCACCGTGAATGGTATCGCTTTCACCGATGCCGTGCCGATCGGCCTGCGCCGCTCGCACTTGGAATTTACCGAAACCAAACCGGATGCCGACTTTATGAAGGAACTCGCCGATGCCGGAGCAGGCCGTGTGCTCGATACCCCACAAGACGCCGCCACCTGGCTAGCCGAAGTCGCGGCCGAACGTCAGAAGCAGGCGGCCGTTGCTTGGAACAAGCCGCTGTGGCCGAAGTGGCCGCTCTTGGCTGCCATCCTCGGCTTGCTTTGCTTGGAGTGGGCCTTGCGCCGCCGCTCGATGATTCCCGTCGTTGCCACGCTGGCCTTCCTGTTCACGACCGGTCTTTCCCAAGGTCAGAACGAAAAGGAGATCGCCACATTGATCGAGCAGCTCGGCGCGCCAAAGGTCCGCCTGCGCGACGAGGCAGAGGAAAAGCTGAGGAGGATGCCCCAGGCTCAGGCCGCGTTGAAAGAAGCAGCAAAGTCAGCTGCCTCGCCGGAAGCACGGCTGCGTGCGGAGGGTCTGTTAGGTTCGATCGCCCAGGTGCGCTGGATTCTTGACGCAACCTTGAGCGGCCATGAGACGGCGGGCACCAATCGGAAGCTCGGCGCCATGGTCGTGGATGAAAAGGGCCAGAAGCTCTACACCCGCTCCCAGGACGGCGTCCGGCAATGGGATCTCACGACCTTGAAGCCCGGGCTCCTGATGGGCAATGAACTTTCCACCGGGACCTCCTGGGTCAACGTCGCGCCCATGATCTCGCTGATGCTTTCTCCCGATGGCGGCACGCTGATCTCGACCGACAACAGCGGCAACGTGGTGATCAACGACACTGCCACCGGTGAGCAGAAGAACATGGTGCCCACCGCGACGCCCCAGACCCGGACCATGCAGATGCCCGACGGGACGACACAAACAGCTCAAGTCTACCAGGCCGTCCCGGTGCCATGGGTCGGCATCACACCGGACAACAAGCTCCTCACCAGCAGCTTGGATTTCACGGTGAAGTTCTGGGATCCCTCCACTTACGAGCCATTGCCGGGCGAGTTCAAGCTGCCCCACATCGGCCACGCCTTCACCTTCACTCCGGACGGCAAATACATGATCATCTCGCTCGATAAGAGCGGCGAGCCGGACTTCATCTGGGTCCGCAGCCTCGAAACCGGGGCATACGTCTGCCAAATCGAAGTCGCCGATCGCCCGAACACGCTGCGGGTGAACAAGGACGGCAGCCAACTGCTGGCCTCCAATCGCAACGGCTTTGCGTACCTGTGGTCACTCAAGGATGGCGTGCTCTCCAACGAACGCGTGATCGCCCGCACGGCCAAGCCGTCCAACTGCGCGGTCTACTCTCCCGACGAAAAGTCCATCTTCGTCGCGAGCGATGACCCCGACTGCTGCGTGAGCGAATACGACGTCGAAACCGGCGAAGCGGTATGGGTTCACCCGCGTTCAGGCTTCGGTGTGCACACCATCGCCTTCCTGCCGGATGGCCGGCTCGCCGGCACCTGCACGGACATCAAGCTCCGGATTTGGTCGAAGGGCGCGGCCGAATAG
- a CDS encoding glutamine amidotransferase has protein sequence MTLPDFDPVFPIPVIAALAGAAAVFTLYRAFAGRTMSPSWLQGPVILLRLVVIALLAFILLNPIERITLQAPESSSLILLDKSASMKLATGDKTTRWSDSKAWAVASKQAIETSGQPVPPLAVFNEELANVTDLDAVTPQGDETRLSTALASLFERGDEAPRQILVVSDGCTHDRGELPKVLATARDLGAKISTKVVGTDTPPRNAWMAAVQAPRSVRPKTKVAVQVDLASSGLPADEPLALVLREDGPGGKEVARTDFRPRPDDSPTEKVLTFEIGLRTTKYSLELIPAMNEVAADDNHFGFTVEVSSAKLRVLFLEGTHAKRTVGMDGHWWNDMEFMTRAWDATGEIEYECLTPLSQYNDSPNIVGVTFDNGEMRLDPSKSFPVTREELYRYDVVLVSDIPVGNFSTEQMQWVVDWVIERGGGFFMGGGNTSFDTGNYDQTPWERITPVDMAAYGAGLLRKTYPIRIPDAVKGHPLWKVSEDPAENEKALAMIPVFNGMNRVKRAKPGAIVLAVRADKEGDEPVIAAQSYGRGRSIAWLPDPNGGWGEEVMKWGPPGGPAIGPQLEIGHADGFSFQRGPVATGPTPPHPSPYYAQYWVNLVKWLGENSIRWHRDQLAGRAKSASAKAGDLLPVAAEVLAVTKLDDLLALDVGARLDIPGTPRVRLEYDRDAREFVGNVPVPAGAEGEQVTVFFDASANGVAFTDAVPVGLRRSHLEFTETKPDADFMKELAEAGAGRVLDTPQDAATWLAEVAAERQKQAAVAWNKPLWPKWPLLGAILALLCLEWALRRRSMIPVVTSFAFLLTTGLVQDHKQKEIATLRAE, from the coding sequence ATGACTCTTCCGGATTTCGATCCAGTCTTCCCCATTCCGGTCATCGCGGCGCTCGCCGGAGCCGCAGCCGTCTTCACGCTGTATCGTGCCTTCGCGGGGCGGACCATGTCGCCGTCCTGGCTACAGGGGCCGGTGATACTGCTGCGGCTCGTCGTGATCGCACTGCTCGCTTTCATTCTTCTCAATCCGATCGAGCGCATCACCCTGCAGGCACCGGAGAGCAGCTCGTTGATCCTGTTAGACAAGTCCGCCAGCATGAAGCTGGCCACTGGCGACAAGACCACCCGCTGGAGCGATTCCAAGGCATGGGCGGTTGCATCGAAGCAAGCGATCGAAACATCCGGCCAACCGGTGCCGCCTCTCGCCGTCTTCAATGAAGAACTCGCCAACGTCACCGACCTCGACGCCGTGACTCCACAAGGCGACGAAACCCGGCTCTCCACCGCACTCGCCAGCTTGTTCGAGCGCGGCGATGAAGCCCCGCGCCAGATCCTCGTGGTGTCGGACGGCTGCACCCACGACCGCGGCGAGTTGCCGAAGGTGCTCGCCACTGCCCGCGATCTCGGCGCGAAGATTTCTACCAAGGTCGTCGGCACCGATACTCCTCCGCGCAATGCCTGGATGGCCGCAGTGCAAGCGCCGCGCAGCGTCCGACCGAAGACAAAGGTCGCCGTTCAAGTCGACCTCGCCTCTTCCGGCTTGCCTGCCGATGAGCCGCTGGCACTGGTGCTGCGCGAGGATGGACCGGGCGGCAAGGAAGTCGCCCGCACCGACTTCCGTCCACGCCCGGACGACAGCCCGACAGAAAAGGTGCTGACCTTTGAGATCGGTCTGCGCACCACGAAATACTCGCTGGAGTTGATACCCGCGATGAACGAGGTCGCCGCGGACGACAATCACTTCGGCTTCACGGTTGAGGTTTCGTCGGCCAAGCTGCGCGTATTATTTCTCGAGGGCACGCACGCCAAGCGCACCGTCGGCATGGACGGGCACTGGTGGAACGACATGGAGTTCATGACGCGGGCCTGGGACGCGACCGGCGAGATCGAATACGAGTGCCTGACACCGCTGAGCCAATACAACGACTCGCCCAACATCGTCGGCGTTACCTTTGACAACGGTGAGATGCGCCTGGATCCCTCGAAGTCCTTCCCCGTCACCCGCGAAGAACTCTACCGCTACGACGTGGTCCTGGTCAGCGACATCCCGGTGGGGAACTTCTCCACCGAGCAGATGCAGTGGGTGGTCGACTGGGTGATCGAGCGTGGCGGCGGCTTTTTCATGGGCGGGGGCAATACCAGCTTCGACACGGGAAACTACGACCAGACCCCGTGGGAGCGCATCACGCCGGTGGACATGGCGGCCTACGGTGCGGGACTGTTGCGAAAGACCTATCCCATCCGCATCCCTGATGCCGTGAAAGGCCACCCGCTGTGGAAGGTTTCAGAAGACCCCGCCGAGAACGAAAAGGCGCTCGCCATGATTCCGGTCTTCAACGGGATGAACCGCGTGAAGCGTGCCAAGCCAGGGGCGATCGTGCTCGCGGTGAGGGCGGATAAAGAGGGCGATGAACCGGTGATCGCGGCACAGTCGTATGGCCGGGGACGCTCCATCGCATGGCTCCCTGACCCGAATGGAGGTTGGGGTGAGGAGGTCATGAAATGGGGACCGCCCGGCGGTCCGGCGATTGGTCCGCAGCTCGAAATAGGACATGCCGACGGCTTCAGTTTCCAGAGAGGTCCAGTGGCCACCGGCCCCACGCCTCCGCACCCCTCACCTTACTACGCGCAATATTGGGTGAACCTCGTGAAATGGCTCGGCGAAAACAGCATCCGCTGGCATCGCGACCAGCTTGCGGGCCGCGCCAAGTCCGCCTCCGCCAAGGCCGGCGACCTGCTGCCGGTCGCCGCCGAAGTGCTGGCGGTGACGAAGCTCGATGACTTGCTCGCGCTCGATGTCGGCGCGCGGCTCGATATCCCCGGCACGCCGCGCGTGCGCTTGGAGTATGACCGCGATGCACGCGAGTTCGTGGGCAACGTGCCCGTGCCCGCCGGCGCGGAAGGCGAACAGGTCACCGTGTTCTTCGACGCCAGCGCGAATGGAGTCGCCTTCACCGATGCCGTGCCGGTTGGACTTCGCCGCTCGCACTTGGAATTCACCGAGACCAAGCCGGATGCCGATTTCATGAAGGAACTCGCCGAAGCCGGAGCAGGCCGTGTGCTCGATACGCCACAGGACGCCGCAACGTGGTTGGCCGAAGTCGCGGCCGAGCGCCAGAAACAGGCTGCCGTCGCTTGGAACAAGCCGCTATGGCCGAAGTGGCCGCTGCTAGGAGCGATCCTCGCCCTGCTCTGCCTCGAGTGGGCACTGCGCCGCCGCTCGATGATCCCCGTGGTCACGTCCTTCGCCTTCCTGCTCACGACGGGTCTTGTGCAAGATCACAAGCAGAAGGAAATCGCCACTCTCCGAGCCGAATGA